From Microbacterium pseudoresistens, the proteins below share one genomic window:
- a CDS encoding MurR/RpiR family transcriptional regulator: MSGRHDLELGAMVPREQGAGNAPTIAQRIAQRRPGMPRAMAQIADVIAEHPTAPVELTITELAERAGTSPATVTRFCRAIGFDGYTQFRVGVAMQSGRGDADATWSADIGREFGPDDPAETVLRTLVSLHTLSLETTAAGLDLDAVTRVADMIARGRTVDIYGQGSSGIIAEELCGRLYRIGVRAHAWSDVHSGLTSAALQDEHSVAVGISNTGRTEETIQMLSQAGAAGAFTVALTHDPDSWLASVADVTLTSAAPTPYLRPDNLSVKHSQLLVIDLLYLLVAQRTFAEAGLRLAASAMAVSSHRRGGSPRSTRYRTKEAAG, from the coding sequence GCAGGGCGCAGGCAATGCGCCGACGATCGCGCAGCGCATCGCGCAGCGCCGCCCCGGTATGCCCCGCGCCATGGCGCAGATCGCCGATGTGATCGCCGAGCACCCCACCGCCCCCGTCGAGCTGACGATCACCGAGCTCGCCGAGCGTGCCGGCACCTCGCCTGCCACCGTGACCCGGTTCTGCCGCGCCATCGGCTTCGATGGCTATACGCAGTTCCGCGTGGGCGTGGCGATGCAGAGCGGACGGGGCGACGCCGACGCCACATGGAGCGCGGACATCGGCCGCGAGTTCGGCCCCGACGACCCCGCCGAGACCGTGCTGCGCACTCTCGTCTCGCTGCACACGCTCAGCCTGGAGACCACCGCAGCCGGTCTCGATCTCGACGCGGTCACCCGCGTGGCCGACATGATCGCCCGCGGCCGCACGGTCGACATCTACGGGCAGGGCAGCAGCGGCATCATTGCCGAGGAGCTGTGCGGGCGCCTGTACCGCATCGGGGTCAGAGCGCACGCCTGGAGCGATGTGCACTCGGGGCTCACCAGCGCCGCCCTGCAGGACGAGCACTCCGTCGCCGTGGGCATCTCGAACACGGGCCGCACCGAGGAGACCATCCAGATGCTCTCCCAGGCCGGCGCCGCCGGCGCGTTCACGGTCGCCCTGACACACGATCCCGACTCCTGGCTCGCCTCGGTCGCCGATGTGACCCTCACCTCGGCAGCACCGACGCCGTATCTGCGCCCCGACAACCTCTCGGTCAAGCATTCTCAGCTGCTGGTGATCGATCTGCTCTACCTGCTCGTCGCCCAGCGCACATTCGCCGAGGCCGGGCTGCGTCTGGCGGCGAGCGCCATGGCCGTGTCCTCGCACCGACGCGGCGGAAGCCCCCGGTCGACCCGTTACCGCACCAAGGAGGCGGCCGGATGA